From Methanolobus chelungpuianus, a single genomic window includes:
- a CDS encoding uroporphyrinogen decarboxylase family protein, whose translation PEVVKEASQKVLDAGVGLLAPGCGIVSKTPTENLRAMVEMAKGHKY comes from the coding sequence CCCGAAGTGGTAAAGGAAGCATCACAGAAAGTGCTGGATGCAGGCGTAGGACTTCTTGCACCGGGATGCGGTATTGTCAGCAAGACACCTACCGAGAACCTCAGGGCGATGGTGGAGATGGCAAAGGGCCACAAATACTGA